One genomic window of Deltaproteobacteria bacterium includes the following:
- a CDS encoding potassium channel protein: protein MIPTTNLKIALLGLFLLFIIGTLGYHLIEGWSLSESLYTTVITLSTVGYGDYYPQTEEGRIFTVILVIFGVGTMLYTVVLFTETMVESRFRLILGRGKLEKMLKKLNNHYIICGCGRIGYLICKELSAEKVDFVVIDNNPEAIQKIEEEGFVYYKGDAAQDKTLIETGIKRAKGIVCTLPTDPQNLYVILTAKELNPNIYILSRSEEMESEHRLLQAGADRVISPYTLGGMRMAMAITKPAMLDFIEITTRRQSLGLRMEELAICDGSPIIDKSLEESEIRQHYGLIIIAVKKDTGQMIFNPMANYIISKGDKLIALGEDKNVGRFAQICAAS, encoded by the coding sequence TTGATACCGACCACCAATCTAAAAATAGCCCTGTTAGGTTTATTTTTACTTTTTATAATCGGCACATTAGGTTATCACCTTATTGAGGGATGGAGCTTGTCCGAGTCTCTTTATACAACAGTAATAACCCTTTCTACTGTGGGGTATGGTGATTATTATCCTCAAACAGAAGAGGGAAGGATATTCACTGTTATTCTGGTTATTTTTGGGGTCGGCACTATGCTGTATACCGTTGTTCTCTTCACGGAAACCATGGTCGAGTCACGCTTCAGATTAATTTTAGGAAGGGGTAAATTGGAAAAAATGCTGAAAAAACTGAACAATCACTACATTATCTGCGGGTGTGGCCGGATTGGATATCTCATATGCAAGGAGTTATCAGCGGAAAAAGTCGATTTTGTCGTGATCGATAACAATCCGGAAGCCATTCAGAAAATCGAGGAAGAAGGATTCGTATATTATAAGGGGGATGCCGCACAGGACAAGACGCTTATTGAAACCGGTATAAAAAGGGCAAAGGGTATTGTTTGTACACTCCCCACCGATCCGCAAAATCTCTATGTAATCCTGACTGCGAAAGAACTTAATCCGAATATCTATATACTCTCTCGCTCCGAAGAAATGGAATCTGAACACAGACTCCTGCAAGCGGGCGCCGATCGGGTCATTTCTCCCTACACCCTGGGAGGTATGAGAATGGCCATGGCAATTACAAAGCCTGCAATGCTTGATTTCATTGAGATCACAACAAGGAGGCAGAGCCTTGGACTGAGAATGGAAGAACTCGCTATCTGCGACGGATCACCCATTATCGATAAATCATTAGAGGAATCAGAAATCAGACAACATTACGGTCTCATAATTATTGCGGTTAAAAAAGATACCGGCCAAATGATATTCAACCCCATGGCAAATTATATCATTTCGAAAGGCGATAAACTTATAGCTCTCGGTGAAGATAAGAATGTCGGTCGCTTCGCCCAAATATGTGCCGCATCATAG
- a CDS encoding amidohydrolase has product MENNELDILIEGGTLLTMSDALEVIDHPVIGIKDGKIEFVTHKDMHGATLYTAKKVLNASGSIVMPGLINTHTHLPMVCFRGLADDLPLMDWLNNYIFPAEARFVNRDMVYAGAMLAIAEMILSGTTTFCDAYFYESSVARAAIDSGMRAVVCQGFIDLPNPNDPVKIADIAEGFINKWQKEGPLIIPALACHSPYTCAPETLSFIKNVARKAEVLYNIHVSETKDEVVIIRKRFGKTPVKYLRDLDVLDDRTVAAHCNWLEDDEIEILRDCNVKVSHNPESSMKLAAGCAPIPIMIKKGITVGLGTDGCASNNDLDMFREMGTTAKLHKVIRMDPTVMDAKTVLKMATVNGAKVLGLENRIGSIEPGKFADIIIVDIKKPHLTPMYNCYSQLVYSASGSDVKTSIIGGRIIMHERELLHVDLPSIMYEVKKISQTIADH; this is encoded by the coding sequence ATGGAAAATAATGAACTTGACATTTTAATCGAAGGCGGAACCCTTCTTACCATGTCTGATGCCTTGGAGGTCATCGACCATCCGGTAATCGGCATCAAAGATGGAAAGATCGAGTTTGTTACGCACAAAGATATGCACGGTGCAACTTTATACACGGCAAAAAAAGTTCTGAATGCTTCCGGCTCTATAGTAATGCCTGGATTAATCAACACTCACACACATTTGCCCATGGTATGCTTCCGGGGACTTGCCGATGACCTTCCCCTCATGGACTGGCTGAATAACTACATTTTTCCCGCCGAGGCACGTTTCGTAAACCGAGACATGGTGTATGCAGGCGCCATGCTTGCAATTGCAGAGATGATTCTTTCCGGTACCACAACCTTTTGCGATGCATATTTTTATGAAAGCAGCGTCGCCCGTGCAGCAATTGATTCCGGTATGCGTGCCGTCGTCTGCCAGGGATTTATCGATCTTCCCAATCCAAATGACCCTGTAAAAATTGCTGATATAGCGGAGGGATTTATTAACAAATGGCAGAAAGAAGGCCCTTTGATCATCCCTGCCCTCGCCTGCCACTCACCGTACACCTGTGCTCCCGAAACCCTCTCGTTTATAAAAAATGTTGCACGTAAGGCAGAAGTTTTGTACAACATTCATGTATCCGAAACAAAAGACGAAGTGGTTATTATCAGGAAACGGTTCGGGAAAACGCCCGTCAAATACCTCAGAGACCTCGACGTATTAGATGATCGTACCGTAGCTGCCCACTGCAACTGGCTTGAAGATGACGAAATAGAAATTCTGCGTGACTGCAACGTTAAAGTATCTCACAATCCCGAAAGCAGCATGAAACTGGCGGCAGGGTGTGCACCCATCCCGATTATGATAAAAAAAGGAATCACCGTGGGGCTTGGCACCGATGGATGCGCGAGCAATAATGACCTGGACATGTTTAGAGAGATGGGCACCACTGCCAAGTTGCACAAGGTAATCCGGATGGATCCGACAGTGATGGATGCGAAAACGGTTTTAAAAATGGCCACGGTGAACGGAGCGAAGGTCTTGGGTTTAGAAAACAGGATCGGCTCCATTGAGCCAGGGAAGTTTGCAGATATAATTATCGTCGATATCAAGAAACCGCATCTTACGCCGATGTATAACTGTTATTCACAGCTTGTCTATTCGGCTTCCGGTTCTGATGTCAAAACGAGCATTATTGGAGGTAGAATTATAATGCATGAAAGAGAACTCTTGCATGTCGATTTACCTTCAATCATGTACGAAGTAAAAAAGATTTCTCAAACTATTGCAGATCATTAA
- a CDS encoding FAD-dependent oxidoreductase, whose protein sequence is MDYNVIIIGCGPAGIFTALTLAENGIEGVILFDQGNELEKRSRRDARDVLCGWGGAGAYSDGKLNISNEVGGYLSEFLDKNDLTHLLKSTDEIFVKYGAPDRIFGDSAASVEEIADQASLAGLAFIPTVIRHIGTENCQRVLSNMRKALDGKVEVKTCCQVQSLIEENGQINGVKLADGQIIKSKYVVAAPGRVGANWMKGEAESLELRTTSSPVDIGVRVELPATILKKITDITYEPKLIYYSKTFDDKVRTFCMNPYGEVVIEESEGITTVNGHSYAKRKSDNTNFAILVSNTFTEPFRDPIAYGRYIARLANLLGGGAIVQRLGDLLAGRRSTKDRIDHCLTRPTLLKATPGDLSFVFPYRHLQSIIEMLQALDKLAPGVYSRHTLLYGVEVKFYSNRIEVSREMETKVKNLFAIGDGAGITRGLLQASACGVLAARAIASRIMGTHTNT, encoded by the coding sequence ATGGACTACAATGTAATCATCATAGGGTGTGGACCGGCGGGGATATTTACGGCACTGACCCTTGCGGAAAACGGCATCGAAGGGGTAATCCTCTTCGATCAGGGCAATGAACTTGAGAAACGTTCAAGACGCGACGCAAGAGACGTCCTCTGCGGGTGGGGAGGCGCCGGAGCTTACAGTGACGGAAAGCTCAATATTTCAAATGAAGTAGGCGGCTATCTTTCAGAATTTCTCGATAAAAACGACCTCACACATCTCCTGAAGAGCACAGATGAAATCTTCGTCAAATACGGAGCGCCGGACCGCATATTCGGAGACTCAGCAGCGTCGGTTGAAGAAATTGCCGATCAGGCCAGTCTTGCAGGGCTCGCATTTATTCCGACAGTTATTCGCCATATTGGTACAGAAAACTGTCAGCGAGTTTTAAGTAACATGAGAAAGGCTCTTGACGGTAAAGTTGAAGTCAAAACATGCTGCCAGGTTCAATCATTGATTGAAGAAAATGGGCAAATCAACGGTGTGAAGCTTGCGGACGGTCAGATCATAAAGAGCAAATACGTTGTTGCCGCGCCGGGAAGGGTAGGGGCCAATTGGATGAAGGGGGAAGCGGAATCGCTCGAACTGAGAACAACGTCGAGCCCGGTAGACATCGGCGTCCGCGTGGAATTGCCTGCAACTATCCTCAAAAAAATAACGGATATTACCTACGAACCAAAGCTAATTTATTATTCAAAAACATTTGATGATAAGGTTCGCACCTTTTGCATGAATCCTTACGGAGAAGTAGTCATTGAAGAAAGTGAAGGCATAACCACAGTAAATGGCCATAGTTATGCCAAACGAAAAAGTGATAACACCAACTTTGCAATTCTCGTAAGCAATACATTTACCGAACCTTTCCGCGATCCCATCGCATACGGTCGCTACATAGCGAGACTTGCCAACCTTTTGGGTGGCGGTGCGATTGTTCAGAGATTAGGGGATTTACTTGCCGGCAGGAGATCCACGAAAGATCGCATTGACCATTGCCTGACAAGACCGACACTCTTGAAAGCTACACCGGGCGATCTCAGTTTTGTGTTTCCGTATCGTCACTTGCAGAGTATAATCGAGATGCTTCAGGCTCTGGATAAACTTGCGCCCGGAGTTTATTCCCGGCACACCCTCCTTTATGGAGTCGAAGTTAAATTTTATTCGAACCGCATAGAAGTATCACGGGAAATGGAAACAAAAGTGAAGAATCTTTTTGCCATCGGTGATGGAGCCGGCATTACAAGAGGCTTATTGCAGGCATCTGCATGTGGCGTATTAGCCGCACGGGCCATTGCTTCCCGTATAATGGGAACTCACACAAATACATAA
- a CDS encoding nitroreductase family protein, which translates to MVKELIVKNRSCRRFYENYSIDIETLRELVDCARLSASGANLQPLKYILSCDSQKNSLIFSNIAWAGYLKEWPGPEEGERPSAYVIILGDRTISPTFGCDHGIAAQSILLGATEKGLGGCMINSVKRTELQRVLTIPEQCEILLVIAIGKPKEKVVIEPVGAKGDIQYWRDSEGVHHVPKRSLDEIIIG; encoded by the coding sequence ATGGTGAAAGAATTGATTGTGAAGAACAGGAGCTGCAGGAGATTTTATGAGAACTACTCAATAGATATTGAAACGTTGAGAGAGCTTGTTGATTGTGCGAGACTCTCTGCGTCGGGGGCAAACCTGCAACCGTTAAAGTATATTCTTTCCTGCGATTCTCAAAAAAACTCTCTGATATTTTCAAATATTGCATGGGCAGGGTATTTAAAAGAATGGCCGGGTCCTGAGGAGGGGGAAAGACCATCTGCGTATGTTATCATCCTTGGCGATAGAACCATCAGCCCGACATTCGGGTGCGATCACGGCATCGCTGCTCAAAGTATTCTTCTTGGCGCTACGGAAAAGGGTCTGGGAGGGTGTATGATAAACTCTGTGAAGAGGACTGAGCTGCAAAGAGTTCTTACTATACCTGAACAATGTGAAATTCTCCTGGTCATAGCAATCGGAAAACCGAAAGAAAAAGTCGTCATCGAACCGGTTGGCGCCAAAGGTGATATACAATACTGGCGGGACAGTGAAGGAGTTCATCATGTGCCGAAGCGGTCTCTTGATGAAATAATAATTGGCTGA
- a CDS encoding carbon starvation protein A has product MNAALLPIIAAVLFYLGYRFYGRYIAKIFKENDANPTPAVTMKDDIDYVPTKPIVLFGHHFASIAGGGPIIGPTVAMMFGFIPVWLWAVLGSIFIGAVHDMTALFASVREKGKSVAEIAKSTLGNTGFFLFISFTILVLLLVTSAFLGLTATALTSLLSLDVLKLDPSQTVVRTIMVGGVEKAVIGGIASTSVIVITCCAPFIGYLVYKKGINVYLASGIAIVVCFVSVVIGMEYPVQFSPNTWMIILCFYTFLAAGIPVWIILQPRDFTNSFLLYSGILALFIAAIVAGFKGVTFSAPAFNVAGGTAKMGPIWPFLFITVACGAISGFHCLVAGGTSSKQVSKESDIKKIAYGGMLLEGLLAIGVLVAVGCGIAFSDYANIVFPTVAGARSNPILAFAAGAGGLFDKAFGVPPVYGTVFGILLVEGFVVTTLDTAVRLNRYLFEELWQVIFKDVPKVMKSYLFNAALCVVFMYLLAYNNAFLVIWPAFGSANQLLASLALIAVSVWLVNRGVNALFTVVPAIFMMVTTIYSLFILLIEKYLPKQNYALAAFAALMIILSIGVIWVAFRKWQELKKSGKIAESAA; this is encoded by the coding sequence ATGAATGCAGCATTACTTCCTATAATAGCAGCTGTTTTATTCTATTTAGGTTACCGGTTTTACGGAAGGTATATTGCAAAAATATTTAAAGAAAATGATGCCAACCCCACGCCGGCGGTTACAATGAAGGATGATATAGACTATGTGCCAACGAAACCGATTGTCTTGTTCGGGCATCATTTCGCGAGTATTGCCGGCGGCGGACCCATCATCGGCCCCACGGTCGCGATGATGTTCGGATTTATCCCCGTATGGCTGTGGGCTGTGTTGGGGAGCATCTTTATCGGTGCGGTACATGACATGACGGCGCTCTTTGCGAGCGTTAGGGAAAAGGGCAAGTCCGTTGCGGAGATAGCAAAATCGACCTTGGGAAACACAGGATTTTTTCTCTTTATAAGTTTTACCATCCTCGTGCTCTTGCTTGTCACCTCGGCATTTCTTGGCTTGACGGCAACGGCGCTGACTTCGTTGCTGTCATTGGACGTACTGAAGTTGGATCCCTCCCAGACGGTGGTGAGGACAATAATGGTAGGGGGGGTAGAGAAGGCCGTGATAGGCGGTATCGCCTCCACGTCCGTCATCGTTATCACCTGTTGTGCCCCTTTCATCGGCTACCTGGTGTATAAAAAGGGGATCAATGTGTATCTCGCCTCCGGTATCGCCATCGTTGTGTGCTTCGTATCAGTTGTCATCGGCATGGAGTATCCGGTTCAGTTTAGCCCCAATACGTGGATGATCATCCTCTGTTTCTATACATTCCTTGCCGCGGGAATCCCCGTCTGGATTATCCTGCAGCCGCGGGATTTCACAAATTCCTTTTTGCTCTATAGCGGTATTCTTGCATTGTTTATTGCCGCCATCGTGGCCGGCTTTAAAGGTGTTACCTTTTCAGCCCCGGCGTTCAATGTCGCCGGAGGAACAGCCAAGATGGGTCCCATCTGGCCGTTTTTATTTATCACCGTCGCGTGCGGCGCCATTTCAGGGTTCCATTGTCTGGTTGCCGGCGGGACGTCTTCAAAACAGGTTTCAAAAGAATCGGATATTAAAAAGATTGCCTACGGCGGGATGCTGTTAGAGGGTTTGCTTGCCATCGGCGTCCTCGTCGCGGTAGGATGCGGTATCGCGTTTTCTGACTACGCGAATATTGTATTTCCGACCGTCGCAGGGGCAAGATCAAACCCCATTCTGGCATTTGCCGCCGGAGCAGGCGGCTTGTTTGATAAGGCATTCGGGGTACCGCCTGTGTACGGGACGGTGTTCGGAATCCTCCTTGTGGAGGGTTTTGTGGTGACAACACTCGATACGGCAGTCAGGCTCAACAGATATTTATTCGAAGAGCTCTGGCAGGTGATATTCAAGGATGTTCCGAAGGTAATGAAAAGCTATCTCTTTAACGCTGCGCTCTGTGTGGTCTTTATGTACCTTCTGGCTTACAACAATGCGTTCTTGGTCATTTGGCCAGCCTTTGGTTCCGCGAATCAATTGCTTGCCTCCCTGGCACTGATTGCCGTGTCCGTATGGCTCGTAAACAGAGGAGTCAATGCGTTGTTCACCGTAGTGCCGGCGATATTTATGATGGTGACAACCATATATTCTCTGTTTATTCTGCTCATTGAAAAATATCTTCCCAAGCAAAACTACGCGCTGGCTGCATTTGCCGCATTGATGATCATTCTGTCCATCGGAGTGATATGGGTAGCGTTTAGAAAATGGCAGGAATTGAAGAAGAGCGGTAAAATAGCAGAAAGTGCAGCATAA
- a CDS encoding D-glycerate dehydrogenase → MKKRIIVTGRIPEEVMTILANNYQVEANAEDKPFQRQKLLQGIKNSDGLISMITDTINEEVLDKAASLKMIAHFGVGYNNIDVKAATARGILVSNTPGVLTDATAELAFALILSISRRLVECDKITREGRFRYWAPMLFLGRDVTGKTLGIIGLGEIGKAVARRAKGFDMRIIYHNRSRIDISEEKELNAEYVSLKTLLMEADFVSLHVPLTEHTKHLIGADELSRMKPTAYLINTSRGPVVDEQALLEALRNRKIGGAGLDVYENEPALTPGLTELDNVILLPHVGSGTLETRIRMATMASENLIAGLSGHVPPNLVNPEVLPKRRL, encoded by the coding sequence ATGAAGAAACGTATAATCGTCACGGGACGTATCCCCGAAGAAGTTATGACTATCCTTGCAAATAACTATCAGGTGGAAGCAAATGCCGAAGACAAGCCCTTTCAAAGACAAAAGCTTCTCCAGGGTATCAAAAATAGTGATGGTCTTATTTCAATGATAACGGACACTATCAATGAGGAAGTCCTTGACAAGGCAGCTTCTTTAAAAATGATTGCCCACTTCGGCGTTGGTTACAATAATATCGACGTTAAAGCCGCCACCGCCCGCGGGATACTTGTTTCCAATACGCCCGGCGTACTGACGGACGCCACCGCGGAACTGGCATTTGCGTTGATCTTGTCCATTTCCAGGAGATTAGTGGAATGTGATAAGATTACAAGAGAGGGGCGCTTCCGGTATTGGGCGCCCATGCTCTTTCTGGGTCGTGACGTTACGGGGAAAACCCTGGGGATTATCGGCCTCGGAGAAATCGGAAAGGCCGTTGCGCGAAGGGCGAAAGGATTTGACATGCGGATCATTTATCACAACCGCAGCAGAATCGATATATCGGAAGAAAAAGAACTCAATGCGGAATATGTCAGTCTGAAGACATTACTTATGGAAGCGGACTTTGTATCCCTTCACGTTCCACTTACGGAACACACAAAACATCTTATCGGTGCGGATGAACTTTCCCGTATGAAGCCTACAGCTTACCTGATTAATACGTCGCGTGGTCCCGTGGTCGATGAACAGGCTTTGCTTGAGGCTCTCCGAAACAGAAAAATAGGCGGCGCCGGTCTGGATGTCTACGAAAATGAACCTGCCCTGACTCCCGGCTTAACGGAACTTGATAATGTTATTCTGCTCCCGCATGTAGGAAGCGGCACACTGGAAACCCGTATACGAATGGCCACTATGGCATCTGAAAATCTCATCGCCGGGCTGAGCGGTCATGTGCCTCCAAACCTCGTCAATCCCGAGGTGCTGCCGAAAAGACGTTTATAG
- a CDS encoding amidohydrolase, with protein sequence MKEVDKLISGGRILAMDEKGTLIKNGAIAIEGENIIAIGTNEEIENQYTSREIIDAENSLVMPGLVNCHTHAPMTYFRGLADDLELTDWLNNYIFPAEARFVNKDFSYLGSLLACAEMIKSGTTTFCDMYIFEDDVARAAKSAGMRCLVGEVLFDFPSPSVKTPEEGLKYTEKLIQKWANDPLVNIVVEPHSLYTCSESLLRGSKKIADRYGARIATHYLETRIEKEQLTEKYGKTPTSFLKDIGYLDERFIAFHCVWMDEEDIHMFADHGCKVVHNPESNMKLASGVAPITKMMTSGVRVGLGTDGCASNNNLDMFQEMDTAAKLHKVVQLDPTVMDAKTVVRMATCDAARVLGMDKLVGSLKVGMKADIIIINLNKPHLTPLYNEYSHIVYAFNGADVDTVLINGKVVLKNRKLLTIDENDIMATIEVTALKIKNSLGIN encoded by the coding sequence GTGAAAGAAGTTGACAAGCTAATTTCCGGCGGCAGGATATTGGCTATGGATGAAAAGGGTACTTTGATTAAAAATGGTGCAATTGCCATTGAAGGCGAGAACATCATTGCAATCGGAACAAATGAGGAAATTGAGAACCAGTATACTTCCAGGGAAATCATCGACGCAGAAAATTCCCTGGTAATGCCCGGCCTTGTTAATTGTCATACACATGCCCCCATGACATATTTCCGAGGATTAGCCGACGACCTTGAGCTTACGGACTGGTTGAATAACTATATATTTCCCGCGGAGGCCAGGTTTGTAAACAAAGATTTTTCTTATCTGGGAAGTCTGCTTGCGTGCGCAGAGATGATCAAGTCCGGAACAACGACATTCTGCGATATGTATATATTTGAAGATGACGTGGCAAGGGCAGCGAAATCTGCAGGCATGCGTTGTCTCGTCGGCGAGGTTCTCTTTGATTTCCCATCCCCCAGTGTAAAAACACCGGAGGAAGGTCTGAAATACACAGAAAAGCTCATCCAAAAATGGGCAAACGATCCGCTGGTGAATATCGTTGTTGAACCCCATTCCCTCTATACCTGTTCCGAAAGCCTTCTGAGAGGTTCAAAGAAAATTGCCGACAGATACGGGGCTCGCATTGCCACGCACTATCTTGAAACCAGAATCGAAAAGGAACAACTAACAGAAAAGTATGGAAAAACCCCAACATCCTTTCTGAAGGATATCGGCTACCTTGATGAACGATTCATTGCCTTTCACTGTGTCTGGATGGATGAAGAAGATATACATATGTTTGCCGATCACGGATGCAAGGTGGTTCACAATCCGGAAAGTAATATGAAACTTGCCTCCGGTGTCGCACCAATAACAAAAATGATGACCTCAGGTGTTAGAGTTGGTCTCGGCACCGACGGCTGTGCAAGCAATAACAATTTGGATATGTTCCAGGAGATGGATACTGCCGCTAAACTCCATAAAGTCGTCCAGCTCGATCCGACAGTGATGGACGCAAAGACCGTTGTCCGCATGGCCACCTGTGATGCGGCAAGAGTTTTAGGAATGGACAAACTTGTCGGTTCTCTCAAGGTAGGCATGAAGGCGGATATAATTATCATCAATTTAAACAAGCCCCATCTTACCCCGCTCTACAATGAATATTCCCATATTGTCTACGCTTTTAATGGAGCTGATGTTGACACCGTCTTAATCAACGGGAAAGTCGTGCTGAAAAATCGAAAGCTTCTCACAATAGACGAAAATGATATAATGGCAACGATTGAAGTAACTGCTTTAAAAATTAAAAATAGTCTTGGCATAAACTAA
- a CDS encoding response regulator, producing the protein MEVKEKTKGQAIRELEELDQHATKLKEGESHNKPAEELRKENSSRILVVDDASVDLELLKNILTNHGCQVSTASSGNMALRSVPVEMPDLILLDVKMPGMDGYEVCRLLKSDGQSPQIPIIFISSLDETEDIVKGFNAGGIDFISKPFQPAEIIARVETHLALRHLQKKLEAQNIQLQQEINDRKQVEEELQRSHDNLERLVAERTDELLIKNRQLEAEIEERKKVEEYLRESEQRLSDIIDFLPDATFAIDSKGKVIAWNRAIEEMTGAKPEDILGKGDYEYALPFYGIRRPILIDLVFSTDERVRKEYSFFKKEGDVLLAEGNASVKNEIRVLWTKASPLYDCRGNITGAIESIRDITERRRSENALKKREKELDVKTRNLEELNTALKVLLKQREDDKNEIEKRTMSNVKELIIPYIDKLKKGSLDSKDMAYLSIVESNLNGILSPFSHRLSTKYMSFTPKELQIAHLITEGKTTKEIAELLNTSTGTIDFHRNNIRNKLNLKNRRANLRSYLLTLS; encoded by the coding sequence ATGGAAGTCAAAGAGAAAACAAAAGGGCAGGCCATAAGAGAGTTGGAAGAATTGGATCAGCATGCTACTAAATTAAAAGAAGGAGAATCACATAACAAGCCGGCTGAGGAGTTACGGAAAGAGAATTCATCACGAATACTGGTTGTTGATGATGCCTCGGTAGACCTGGAGCTGCTGAAAAATATTCTTACGAATCATGGTTGTCAGGTAAGTACGGCCTCCAGCGGGAACATGGCACTGAGATCAGTGCCGGTTGAGATGCCGGATCTGATCCTGCTGGATGTGAAAATGCCGGGTATGGACGGCTACGAGGTTTGCCGTCTGCTGAAGTCCGACGGACAAAGCCCCCAAATTCCGATAATCTTCATCAGTTCACTTGACGAGACCGAAGATATAGTTAAGGGCTTCAATGCGGGAGGTATTGATTTCATCAGCAAACCGTTTCAACCAGCCGAGATTATAGCCCGTGTAGAAACACACTTGGCCTTACGGCACCTGCAAAAGAAATTAGAGGCGCAAAACATTCAACTACAACAAGAAATTAATGACCGCAAGCAGGTGGAGGAGGAGTTACAGCGATCACACGATAATTTAGAAAGACTGGTAGCAGAGAGAACTGACGAACTGCTCATAAAAAACCGGCAACTGGAAGCAGAGATCGAAGAGAGAAAAAAGGTTGAGGAATATTTAAGGGAATCAGAACAGCGCTTGTCTGATATTATTGATTTTTTACCCGATGCAACGTTTGCTATTGATAGTAAAGGTAAAGTAATTGCATGGAACAGGGCCATTGAAGAGATGACCGGTGCAAAGCCAGAGGACATTTTGGGGAAGGGGGATTATGAATATGCCCTGCCGTTTTACGGTATTCGGAGGCCGATACTGATTGATTTAGTGTTTAGCACCGATGAAAGGGTCAGGAAGGAATATTCTTTTTTTAAGAAAGAGGGAGACGTTCTTTTGGCCGAAGGTAATGCATCTGTCAAGAATGAAATTCGAGTACTTTGGACTAAAGCCAGTCCTTTATACGACTGCAGGGGTAATATTACGGGCGCCATAGAGTCTATCCGCGATATCACAGAGCGCAGACGGTCAGAGAACGCTTTGAAAAAAAGAGAAAAGGAATTGGATGTCAAAACCCGAAACCTCGAGGAACTCAATACCGCTTTGAAAGTCCTGCTGAAACAGAGAGAAGATGACAAAAATGAGATTGAAAAGAGAACAATGTCTAACGTCAAGGAACTCATTATACCCTATATCGACAAATTGAAAAAGGGAAGCTTGGATAGCAAAGATATGGCGTATCTAAGCATAGTTGAATCAAATCTCAACGGTATTTTATCCCCATTTTCACACAGACTTTCCACAAAATATATGAGTTTTACTCCTAAAGAGCTTCAGATAGCTCATCTTATCACTGAAGGTAAAACAACAAAGGAAATAGCCGAATTGTTGAACACATCTACCGGAACAATTGATTTTCATAGAAACAATATCAGGAATAAACTGAATCTGAAAAATAGAAGGGCCAATCTTAGATCATATCTTTTAACATTATCGTGA
- a CDS encoding MaoC family dehydratase encodes MEKITERRSFTIGEEATLTKLISDEDIITFARISGDENPVHLNEEYSKSTLFGGRIAPGMLVAGLISSLLGTVLPGPGSIYLSQQLRFLAPVRPGDQVKARAKVTDWDPDKGLVKLLTEVINQDNVTVITGTAHLVMPSCVKRQE; translated from the coding sequence ATGGAAAAAATAACAGAGCGGAGAAGTTTTACAATCGGAGAAGAAGCCACACTGACAAAATTGATCAGTGATGAAGATATTATAACGTTTGCTCGTATATCCGGCGATGAAAATCCTGTTCACTTAAACGAAGAATACTCAAAGAGTACCTTGTTCGGAGGTCGAATTGCCCCAGGTATGCTTGTCGCCGGCTTAATATCATCATTGTTGGGAACCGTTCTGCCAGGCCCTGGTTCAATTTATTTAAGCCAGCAATTACGTTTTCTTGCTCCCGTCAGGCCCGGTGATCAGGTAAAAGCCCGTGCCAAAGTAACGGATTGGGATCCGGATAAAGGATTGGTGAAGCTCCTCACTGAGGTCATAAATCAGGATAACGTCACGGTTATAACAGGCACGGCTCATCTCGTCATGCCTTCATGCGTAAAGAGACAGGAGTAA